tttcttgcaaAGGGTACTTCATAGTTAATATAACTTTACTTAGCTATAAGAAGCTTCAATGATCAGTATTTAATGAACTAATACTAACCTGAAATTTTTCTAAATTTGTGTTCCTTGCATAAACTTGAGCTTCTATTATTGTCAAAGCTTAGTGCTTGATCGTGTGGTGTGTTCAATTTTGTGATGACAGGATGGTGGTGATGTTCTTGTTGAGAGGGATGAGTGCAGGGGAAAAGGAGGGGCACCGGGATTCAAGGTAGCAATCTTAGGGGCTGCTGGTGCAATTGGCCAATCCTTATCTTTGCTGATGTATAATAGTtcttttccttcttgtttatTTGACTTCTTTTTCGGCTACTTTCActgaatttttcttcttgtggatTCTATTGGCTTATATGATTTGGCAGGTCTCAGGACAAACCTCCTATGTACTAAGTTAGCAAATAATTATTATACATGATGATGGAGCCAGATTATTAACCAATTCCGTGAATAGTTGAGGACTTAGCAGACCCCATTGATTGAGGCCCTTGTTATAAACTACACAAAATTCTTCTATGAGTTCACTGTCAAACCAAGACTAAAGGAGGGTGGCATATTTGTGACACAGGTACTATAAGACCAATGTCCATAATATTCAGGTTAACCGAGGTCTTTTCATCTATCTACAACACATTGAGACAGGTTTTTAAATGTAAGTAATCTTTCACCCTTTTTAAGTGTAATAGGAATTGGTAAAGATTATTACTTTATCATCATTTTCAAGAAATTATTTTGTATGTTATGTCATAGTAGGAAATGGATCTCATCATATCTTAATCATTCTTTTGCTCTTGGAATATAACAGGCTTCAGATTTTTCATTAAAGCTGAATGCAGAAGAGATAAACCTGAGAATAAAACAAAGGATTAAGGGGCAAAGCAGTTTCCAGATTTTTCACAATTTTCTTTATATAGATTGGAGGAAAAAATTTTCAATTCAGAGTCAAAAAACCAAGTTCTTTGCCAGCAAGCATTGGCTGTATCACCGACTGGAAAAGCTTGGACTACAAGATTaatacctgaggtattacttctACTTCAACAACTGACACATAATTTGATTATACTTTTAACTTTATTGTTCCAATTCATGTGAGTAATTTAGTTttataaagtaattaaattaatttgatgaATGAAGTTGTATGAGAGTGGAATGATGTAAATGATATCCATTATATGATGTAAAAGATATTCATTACTTCTGCTTcaaccttttttttaattatatgacGTAAATGAATTATATTGACCTGCttgtttatagtatttttttcgtTTGATAATATGATGAActtgtttaaatttatatttattttgtatgaaaacaagtttattttacaatgaaaaaatcttaaaaaatatatattttaccttacggattttcagacggatttttcTGTCTATATTCAGGGTGTGGGATGATTTTCCAAGGttttaattacagacggaaaatcaccaattaccaacagaaaatccgtcaaaaaatctgtctgtaattaccgacggaaaatccgtctgtaattaacgACGAAAAATCCATCGGAAAGTTCGACGTTCCAGGAAAATGGAGGGGAGAATTTACCGAgagaaaatccgtcggtaactggtaaaaatccgtctgtaatttttcGATGGAAAGAAAATCTatcggtaaataattttcgacgaGGCTTTtatagagggacaaaatccgtcggtaatttcgtcggtaaccaaaaattcgtctgtaataaagactgaatctgtctgtattaagcaattttctagttgtgtaATTATAAAAGTAATGTTACTTTAAGACGGTTTGATAATGTTAgaaaaacaataatttaaaattaacttatttaatttactatttttaattttatttataaaatatttataattatgtatttattatatttaatattatctaATTATTTCAACCAtagtttttggattttttttttggttcttaAACATATTTAAAGATTTTTATATTGAATTGTGAAAGTTACTCATGATTCATGAATAGCGATTTATCTATGAAAGTATGAAGAAATAAATTCAGCTAGATGCCAAAAATGGTTGATTAACTTGGTCTATATTATATCCAAAAGACTTGATTGGtttcaaaattttgttaaaattcaaAAGAGGTAGGTATACGAATGAAAATGATATGCACCTAAATAAACTTTGTTAGAAGGTATATAAGGATGTGGTGGTGGTGATCAAGTGGCGGGCTGAGAAGGTCTCCACATGAGCTCAATCTGAAGGCGACCATTCTTGGAATCTATGAGATGATATCTCTCATTGATTCTCTTGTTAGTAACAACATCAGCAAGAGAGATGTCAGCGTAACCGAGAGACTCCTTCTGACGAAGCAAATTACGGGAAGAAGTGCTAACAACCTCCACATGTAATTTGTCGTTAGTGGGAGGCTCCTCCACCACAAACTGGAACTCCTCTTCCCACCGTGGGTCTCTGTTCTTCTTCACGTGTTTGGTTTTCCTCTCCTCTCCCCTGAAAATGAGGCGTACTTGTGGATTCGTGTGGTACTTTCCTTCCACGTCTTGTGCCTCATGGACTACAACTACAAGCAATCCTCCACCTGGAGGAGTCCCTTCTGGAGCTTtatccatcatcatcatctctgTCTCTTCAAACCCTTTCCCCATCTCTTCCTCCTTGAAAGCCTTATATGTTAATTCCATAACTATCTGACCTCGGGACTTGTCATTTGCCGCATCATTCGAATCCATGTTCTTCAGCAGATCCAGTGTTACAACCTTTGTTTCTTCCTCTTTCAACTCTTTCAGAGCCACCACATTCGTACCCATAAAATCATGCCTCCCGACCTGCTCCCAGTCATACACTTCAAACTCTAGTGTCTGTGTTTGTGGATCCTTCACTAGCAAATTAAATTCTTCATTCCATTCTGGGTTCAAGTTCTTGTGCTTCACCGTTGTCTTTTTCGCTGGCATATTGTCCCCAGAAAGCTTTATCTTCACATAAGGGTCAGATGCACCAAGAAGATCTTTCTTCTTTAGCTTCATTGCTCTCACTACTTTTACAACTAAAATTCCAATAGCCCTCCTCATTGCTCTAACATTTcagattaaaaatacataagtgatttttctttttcttttctattttttttagaatacaaaaaataaaaatgcaaaagtAATGTATGTACTTTGCCGGATCCATGATTTGAACGTCGAGGGTTTTGGGCCATAAATACATATTCGCAACCTGATCTTTGATAAGCTCCTGGAAATAATAAGATAAAAGCCATGCATACTTTAAACAAACTGTACTAGTAGTAATATTAAAACAGTTCAATTCATAAATTGATTTAGGAAGAGCATCATTTGCTCTACCATAAATAGATTCCCTGATTACCACTCCAAGTCGATGACGAATGCATCTCAACTTTTaagaattagaaaaataaaaatgtggtCAGACATATTACCTGAACAAACCTGTAGAGACCAGGAATAGACATAAGATCAATCCCTACAAGCTTTAGTCCGAAGTCAACATGTGGCTGCAACATAAAGGATGCCAAAGTAGAGAGTTTATCATGAAACAATTGAAAAGCGATATAGTAAACTATGCCCCAAAGCTTTACAAACACCACTACAAACCTTTTCCATGAGAGACACAAAGATGTTGGCAAAACAAGGAAAGCTTGGAACCAAAGGTTTCAAAGTGACACGAGGTGCAAGAAAAACTTGCAAATCCACCACTTGAATGGTTGGTTTCAAGCCAAATGCCTTAACTGCGACGGTGACATTAGGATTTCCAGCCCATTTGATACTTGGTTCCATAATTAACTCCTTCTCATCAGTTATATAAACTTTCATCCCTGAGGAGATCAACGAATTAATTAGTACGTACCGCTTAGTTAGATTGGTACCTTGTTAATTGTACAAACTAAGAAAACCTTGAAAAGTAGGGGGCAGGCTGCCGAGAGTGAGCACTTCAAACTCTACAGAATCAATTTTATAGTTGGGAATCTGCTCTGCAATCATGGGTTTCACAATGCCCTCTGCGGTCTTGCATATTGCCTAAGTAAACAACAGTTAGTTGATTACATGCATGCAGTAAGTAAAGTACACCAATTAATAATGGAAACTATGGGTAAATAACTCTTCGCCAGCCAACTTTAAAcaactataattaataattattaattttatattttaaaaataaaatttaaataattactaataaataatttaaaaaatcaaactttCTAATTAACAACAAATTGATAAATAGTTAACTGGTTGGATATTAGTTACCTAGTAGAGTCCATTAATAATTTATCAATTAATTAAGGAATAGACTATATCTATACCTTACCTTGTCAAGATAGGGCCACATGTATTCGATAAGCCTGTTAAGCCAGTCAACCTTGAGGGCAAAGATTGaaacaaataatataataaacaatGTTGCGTTTAATTtgtccaaatatatatatatatatatagagcagATAATAATGCATATAATACATTACGTACCCGATCGAAGTCTGGATTTTTAATCCAAAGTGGAATCTCAGGAATTATTCGTTGGAGAGTTTCTGAGTCTTGATTCGCTAGTGGTTGGATCTCAGGATCCTGTGTTATTTCAAATAGTGTCAGTATAACTACTCATACACCTATGGCTGCGTATTTGTATGTGTATGTAATGTAAGAACTTGATGATAAAGAAGGTCAAAGGCGAAAGGAATATACATGCATACCTTAACATCGGCGGATTCAGAGTAAATGAAGAGAAAATAGCCGGCGACGAGGCCAAATGAAATTCCAATTCCGAAACCGAAAAACCCAAAAATGGTACTGAAGAAACTCATCTTCTCTAAAGCTTCAGCTCtggaaagaaaaaatattttcaaaatcatatgtATCTTCTTCGAAAGAACCATCTCAAAAATGCATCACTTCCAATGTCCCCGAGCTCTCCTCGGATCACCATCCCTCCTCTAAAACGTGTAATGCTTAGCAAATTTTGGAAAACAACAAGGATAAAAGAAATAGTaatatttacataattattttttatttacttatttgtcTTCTTAGCCAGAAAGAATTAATACAtcataaatatttgaaaataaaaaaataatttaaagttattttattttatattaaatttatttattttataatttttattattattaaaataattaaataattctaaatataatagatatacaattataaataaatattataagcataaaattatgaatttaaattaaataaaataatgttaaatTACTGCCTGTCTAACGTTACGAGATTAATAATCCTATTCTttatactaataaaattttaactaTTATGTCGTATATAACAATGTTTGGAAATTATAGTTTAAGAATGATAGGGTTGCCTTTGTTTGTAGAGACGGGATAGAATATGACATTGACAGAAAGATAATAAGACAAagatactaaaaattattttttgtatattgtgtTTAGATACGATGtataagactaaaatattatatgaaatgactaaaatagtcatgtgattccaaattttctacatcatgtacaaactaatttaataaaggATGAGAGTACGTAGAAGTATAAAGGgaacttaaaaaaaaagtttgaagagacaaaaaaatttaataaaaaaatatataatagtatttatattaaaataaaatttataaatataattattttatttttaaatttattattaatatataggaATAGAtatatggttaagattaacaaaaaaataaatctgagtttgattaataaaaaattttgtttaggttaaaaagccaaattaattttaaataaaaaatcagttttaaaaaataatttagaaaaagttggtcaatgctttcttggccatgTTTTTTCCACCTCAGAAGATGAGCAAGCTAAGGGTGGAagttcaaactttcagacaaaaagagggtgaatccctctatgaagcttgggaaagatataagcaactgatcaagagatgtcctcctgacatgctctcaaaatggactatcctaggtatcttctatgatggtctatctgagatttccaagatgtccttggaccattctgctggtggattaCTCCACTTGAAAAAAATGCCTAAAGAGGCACAggagctcattgaaatggttgcaaacaataatttatgtacacttctgagagaaaccctgtaaacaatggggtagctcagaagaaagaAGTCCTAGAAGTTGACACTGTGAATGCCATACTAACTTaaaacaagatcttgacccaataggtcaatatgatctctcaacatttgactagaatgcaagctgcagctgGCAGCACTCAAGATACCTCATATGATGGAGATGcttatgatccagatcaacctacaacggaggaggtgaattacattggagaaccctatggaaacacctacaatccttcaggGAGAATTCATCCTAacttctcatggaaagatcaacagaagcttcaacaaggcttcaacaataatcaaagTGGAAGAAACCAGAATAGATTTGATAGTAAtaaaccattcccatcttctcagcaacatatggagacttctaagcagagTCTCTCTGACTTAGAAACCATAGGCTCTGAACTATTCTCTTTTGTAATCATACTAGTTATCCGCATTCCTCCGTATGGTTTCTTCACCTTCTCGTTTATTCTTTATTTATGTTACTATCCATTTAGTTCAGAATATTCATTTACTTTGGCTATTGTAATTTTCTAATCCTGTTACTAGGTTAACCGGAGCTCAATTTACCCTAGGAAGTTGTTCGCTTGTTCATCATAGTAACTTTTACGTCAGTGTTTCTGGAGATATATTGTTCACACGCTTGTTCATCATAGTAACTTTTAGATCAGTGTTTCTGGAGATATTGTTCACATCACAATTTCTCTCTTTTATCCAGGCAACACCAGGTCATTATGCCATTGGATTGAAGATATTAAATCAGCTTATCTCTGAGATGAATCAGGTTGGATTTTAACTTCTGCTACCTGAATATGTTTGGTGCTGTAGTGAATGTTTCAATTAAATGTTGAAAGCTTGATCATATTTAGTAGGTTTGTGCTGAAATTGTTTCGTATGGTTACCTGTGTTTTGTTCATGGAAGCCATCCAATGGTCTTTTGGAAGCTGAGTTTAGTAAGATATTTTTCATAAGCTAAAAATGGTGTAGTGGCTAGATGGTTCTGCAAGAAAAAGaggttgggggggggggggggggattcaAGGATAATATGAGTTTTACTGTCCAAGTTTCTATGGAAAGTTTTGTGAATGAACGGACTATAGATTCCTTGATATAAATCAAATGAGGAAGCTGTCTAAAAATTCATTATACTGCTCTTCATACTTGTTCTTTATATCGAAAATGTTTTGCTTCTCATTACCGAGGATGTTTTACAGAGAGCCAGAAGAAAAATTTCATCTGAAAAGTTTGTACGGTCACTTGAAGAAGGAACTAATATTTACTGTAATATTTTGTGTCGTTTCCTGGGGAAAGTGCTTGAGATTCTTGTAACCGCTATGCTTCCAAACTGTGTGAACTTCAGGGGTATAGGagtcttttccttctaaaatgttttatttgttttctttttctttctatgataCTTATTGATGGATTTTAATACTCACATATTCCTTAACGAGTTTAAGTGTGGCAACCTATGCATCACAAGGTCATTGTTGAACAATCTCTAGGTTTTTGCAATGTTATCAGTTGCTTATGTTTTTCCATTATATAAGCGCTTTATagcttctttttaaaaaaattttaaatttttttatacttttttttattgtgcTTAAGTATTTTCTTCTATCCTTAATCTTGCCTCAGGCTAATGCTGGTTTGCCTGCAACAAACCATCGAAGGGTAGCTTGCTCGTTTAGAGATCAATCTCTTTATCAAATATTTCAGATATCTTTAACGTCTTTGGGTCAACTAAAGAATGATGGTAAAATGTTTATATTCTAGCTTATTTTGTTTTGCTCACCtcacttcattttttttttgtattatcccTTGTTATTTGTTAGTTTGAGAATTGAGATCTATATTTTGCAGTCATTAGTCAATTGCAAGAGTTGGCGCTTTCTCTTTCTTTGAAATGTTTATCCTTTGATTTTGTGGGGACATCTATTGATGAAAGTTCGGATGAGTTTGGCACAGTTCAGGTATCGActtgttataatttatttttgaacatGTGTTGTTTTGAAGTCTTACATTTGGttatttattgttgttttttTGCAGATTCCATCTGGTTGGAAGCCACTTTTGGAGGATTCTTCAACACTGCAAATATTTTTTGATTACTATGCTATTACAAAGCCCCCTCTTTCAAAAGAGGTctatatatgcatttattttattacttctaTGATAATCAGGACTGAAAACCTCTGAACCACAATAATTGAATTCATTTTTGGTTCTTGTGAAATTCTCTGCCACATAGGTCTTACCAGGCTATTTATAGAAATGGTTTATAGCACCcatcctctttttttcttttttaaaaaaaaaagaaaaaaagtttttaTGTGTTATTATCACTGATGTTAGATGAAAatatcatttttcttattattccgttgtatttttttaatagaaaagacgtattttattattttctcaattctaATTATTCCAGAAAGATGATAAAATAAGCTTCTTGacatatatatttcttttaattgttgaaaATCTTTGGTTGTTGGTTCACCCAGTTTGCTACATTTTAACTTTATCTATTAGGAGTTAATTGGTTTACTTTCCAGGCATTGGAGTGCTTGGTGCGACTGGCTTCTATAAGGCGTTCTTTGTTTACAAATGATGCTGCTCGTTCTAAATTTTTGGCCCATTTAATGACAGGAACCAAAGTAATCCTACAAACAGGGCAAGGTGTTGTTGATTCGTTGATTTTATGCTTGTATCCTAATGAGTAACTGCATAAATTACCTTTCGTTTTGTACTtttaggtaaaaaaaaaagagttcttATCTCTTTTTTGGTTGATAATCTGTTCTATATTGGATATGAATTATCAGTAATGATAACAACTTACCTCCACATTGTCTTGTACATGTTTCTTATGAATGCATTTCTCATCATGGTAATTTATCTTTGCTTGGGTTTTGATCTTTGTGGCTTTTCaactaataaatcaattattaattgtTGGTTTAAGAAATGAGAGTTCTGATCTAATTTTCTTTACCCTACTCCTCCCAAAGCAATGCACAGAATAAGCTAGAAGATATGAAAATACAGTTTGCAAACAAGGGTTTTCCTAGCATATGGGACAGTTTGAATATCTTTTCCACTTCCAAATAGGTAGAAGATATGTAGGGtgatatttttttctatatgtGGAGGTAATAATGGAGTTATATGGGATTATCTCGAATGATTTGGGAAAATTTGGCTTCAAGCATCCTGTAAATGCTTTTATTCTGTACTGCATAGATCGGCCTCTCACGTAACAGGATTTTCTGATCAGGAGTTGTTCATACTTCATAGATGGAATTTTGCTGGACACATGGTTCTCTCTTATAAACTGCTATTCAGGAAATATGAGTTGAAATGTTGATTATATTGTACTTTATTTTAAGCCCTGGCAAATTCACATGACCAATATTTaagaaatattttatttcttcattttcatttcctttttttttttttttacttcttgtTTTCCATATCTTTATTAGTTTGACCCTTGTATTGGGGAGCAGGTCTTGCAGATCATGATAATTACCATGAGTTTTGTCGTCTTCTTGGTCGGTTCAGAGTGAATTATCAGGTAGCTTTGTgttgtttatctttttttttattacccTTATCATGGATTCTAATTGGTGGCGACACACAGTACATTGGCCCAGATATGAGGTTCCCATAGTTAAGCATAGAATTTAGGGCACTCAAATTTGGTATCACTTTGAGACACTTGAATTGGTTCCTCTCTCCGCACATCAAAAATAGCacttttatgttttaatttagtGGGATACaactttttaaagaattatcattGATTCATTTTTAAGCTAATAATACTTAGCTCTTTGAAaaaacagaagcagaagcaatttttagtaaaattatattcCAAAACTTTAATttactcattattattattattattattattattattattattattattattattataaagttaAAGTACTTCTGAAATAATCTATTAGATGCAAAATACTTTTGTCTAAAACATAAGActctactaaaaaaaattaagggAAAATatcatgttttcaaaaatttttccaaACCCCCCTTTTTATAGACTTGTGGGGTTGTAAGTTTCAGTGTGcacaatttgaatttaaaatcatCATTTGAGAATATGCACTGTATATTCTAATTGACATATCATTTAAATTTAATGCAATTAGTATGTCTTAGACATATAAGGTAGGAATAATTATATCTTAGACAGTTGTAACTACTTGTTGATGCTTTCTATGATACGTTCCCACTGTTTTAAGAGCTTCACTCGTGGGAAATAAAATTTcatatgttttattttgtttataactGCTTGGGGTAATGCAAGGCATTAATCTTTAGGTCTCAAGCTTTCCCTCTATTGCTTCTTCATTTATCAGTACTCCTCTGTTGTCGCTTAACCAAATGTATATATCTTTTGTTATCCATATTTGATTACATTCAATGCGCTTGAAAATCAATCTCAAATGTAATTTCCCTTCCTGAAACTGCAGCCCTAAAACTATTTGAAGGAATGCTGGAGGACTATTTTGATTTATTCTAATGAATTGTTAATTTTATAATACTAGAAATACTTTGACAGTCAGGTTACAAAATTTGGAGAAATAACAGATATTTGTACATTCAATAGTTTATAGTTTATCTAATCGGATCATCCTTGCATCTGTAACTACCTTCTCTCACCTTTAAGATGGAACTCTTCCTTTagataaattcataaaaaataaatgctGCAGTTGTCAGAGCTTGTAAATGTGGAAGGCTATAGTGATTGGATACGTTTGGTTGCGGAGTTCACTCTCAAATCTTTACAATCATGGCAGGTTAATTACTATCTCTTTTAAGAATTTTGAAGAGAATACACAATGTGCTGTGGTTCACAAATCACATAATTTTTTGTCGTAAAGGCATTTATTTATCTTTGGCATGATGGCACATGTTTCCCtttgaaaataaatttgggaTGACATTCTATGAGAATTATCACTATGACATATTTCATTTGTTACCAGAATTCCAACATAGGTTATTTGCAAGTATAGTGTCTTGATTATGTTGATACCTTATTGTCAGTGGGCCAGCAATAGTGTGTACTACCTTTTAGGGCTGTGGTCTAGATTGGTGTCTTCTGTTCCATATTTGAAAGGTGATGCACCAAGCTTGCTGGATGAATTCGTTCCTAAGATTACTGAGAGTTTCATCACATCGAGGTTCAACTCTGTGCAGGTATTCCAAACTTCTTGTCCATGTTCTGCTTTGTTGCTTGCTGTGTTACTGGCCACTGTATGTATTAACATTTAGCATAATAGCTAGCTGTCAGAATCTAATTTCTTATGCCTGTTTTTTACAGGCTGGATTACCTGATGATCTTTCTGAGAACCCCTTAGACAATGCTGAACTTCTTCAGGATCAATTAGATTGCTTTCCATACCTTTGCAGATTTCAGGTATCTTATATTATCACCTACTGTTGTACTGTTGTTATGtgagataatttaattaaaaggtAGGTAATGAGTCGAAAGTAGGATATAAGCAAAGAAGCATAATACGACAAAGGTAAAAACCAGTATTGTCAAAAGCTGAAATGATCCTTGAACTAGTAAGAATATGATTTTTTAGTCAAGTTATATATTCATTGAAGAATAACAATATAAAACAATAAGTAAAAATGATACGATGTACTCCCTCCCTTAAGTGTCATTTTGGCTTATATTATTTGTTCCACAATATTTGtcattatcttttttcttttcagaatttattcttaaattatcAATATACCCTTTATCTATAAAGTTGTTAAAATTATCCAACTATTCTCtatctttgttaattaagttgtttaGTAATATTATCTTTAGATTACACTTGATTTCCAGTTTCTTAATGATTGTCCATTGTGACAGATAAAAAAGAATGGAGCGAGTATATCTTAACTATAAATGATGGTAATAAATGATGCTACCATGTTGATACTATAATGATTGTAATTAATGGTTATGTAAGTCAATAAGTTCGACGAATATAATTAACAAGTCTCCGACAATTTAAAAATTTGGTATGTGGAATAATTTTCCATTCTTAAAACTTCTATTCCCAGAAAAACTTTTGAGAATGACATTTTGGTGCAAATACCTGGGAATGAACCATTTTTCCTTTGGGTGGACACTAACATTCCTCAAAgtactatatattttttaaaagtactcccaaaaaagaaagaaaagaaaagaaaaacatagtgGTGACTGGTGGCAGTGGGTGGACAGCAGTGGTTGACTGGGTGCAGTTGTAGTTGATTAGTGACCGGAGTCAAGGGCTAATGAGGACTGCCTTCTCTTTTCTACCAACTTTAAGCCCCAATTAGTATTCTTTATTTAGATTATGTGGAAATGTTCCTTTTGACAATTTACATAATCTGTGTTACTAATCCCTTGTGTATCTTGGTGCTTCTAACCATCCACTTCTTTTTTTTGAGCTGCCcttattttctgtttctgttaatacatgaataataaatCATCCAAACAGTAGCAAAAACTCAATCTCAATAAGGTTGGTCTTTTGAGCCCGCTTCAAGACAAGATTACTAATTATCCAATCCTGGGGTAATAAGACTCGtctgtttctaattttttttctcttttactaATTTTATCTTTTTGCTTTGGCATaatcattcatatccattctcATGATTTCCCATTGCGAGGTGGTAATGACAATAGGGTGATTCATCTCTAGGAAGGTAACTTACTCAGGAATATTCTTTGAACCCCATGCCAGACATGGGAATCCAACATTCCCATGATTACATTCTTGGGAATGTGAAAAGATTCTGCATACCAGATGCTATTAGGGTTTGACATTATATGAGATAAATTGACCATCAAAGAACAATTTTGCTTTGATTCCTCCAGCTTTTTATCTATGAATGTTTTGGGATTTATATTATTACTATTTACCTGAATATA
This region of Arachis hypogaea cultivar Tifrunner chromosome 8, arahy.Tifrunner.gnm2.J5K5, whole genome shotgun sequence genomic DNA includes:
- the LOC112705768 gene encoding synaptotagmin-2 — its product is MVLSKKIHMILKIFFLSRAEALEKMSFFSTIFGFFGFGIGISFGLVAGYFLFIYSESADVKDPEIQPLANQDSETLQRIIPEIPLWIKNPDFDRVDWLNRLIEYMWPYLDKAICKTAEGIVKPMIAEQIPNYKIDSVEFEVLTLGSLPPTFQGMKVYITDEKELIMEPSIKWAGNPNVTVAVKAFGLKPTIQVVDLQVFLAPRVTLKPLVPSFPCFANIFVSLMEKPHVDFGLKLVGIDLMSIPGLYRFVQELIKDQVANMYLWPKTLDVQIMDPAKAMRRAIGILVVKVVRAMKLKKKDLLGASDPYVKIKLSGDNMPAKKTTVKHKNLNPEWNEEFNLLVKDPQTQTLEFEVYDWEQVGRHDFMGTNVVALKELKEEETKVVTLDLLKNMDSNDAANDKSRGQIVMELTYKAFKEEEMGKGFEETEMMMMDKAPEGTPPGGGLLVVVVHEAQDVEGKYHTNPQVRLIFRGEERKTKHVKKNRDPRWEEEFQFVVEEPPTNDKLHVEVVSTSSRNLLRQKESLGYADISLADVVTNKRINERYHLIDSKNGRLQIELMWRPSQPAT